From a region of the Salinispira pacifica genome:
- a CDS encoding serine/threonine protein kinase, translating into MEQTILAERFRLEELIGSGGVSSVYRATDLQEQITVAVKLLHPHLSREPHNRALLKQEIELTSTIDSPAVIQLYEVFEDGDRLFVSMELLEGGDLKDRILDLGPLPFSQALEICTAAARGLDAAHKLGIIHCDIKPHNILFAADGTLRISDFGFARTISGYAADDELGGNSSGLGLTGGAGTPDYAAPELMGSGLPDPRADIYSLGVVLFEMLTGRLPYQSSSPHQTLHRHLNEAVPRLEDNRPGLPEEMQSIIDRAMAKMPGDRFQTAGEFALALEHGRTTQISVQPDIQTCPSCGAGMYREFPLCVRCGYTEARISSQPDAVTTGSRTGTHSDRTSAHILIEGPGEIGERLNLEHRHSLVEYLKRLGSDTKKLEKRIPRLPFFLFRGLEASNADELAASLSHQGIQARVIRSDNPAEISYGRKKILKKFRALYPRMLLVVLGFSGGFYFQIFNYPQFFIPLILGGALVVAPAAVVTGFFQGEAGARSSAGQISGASLARLASRFHQPQARSIIQRITVSLCQLEGMPGMKKQALEFYQGFLDLISQAAELDAQLHTLGKDPSQADLRSRIETTLQRYLDRMLRYSVTIDRYRLAGRTGSEKPSDPEISPTPSGGPVWN; encoded by the coding sequence GTGGAACAGACCATACTTGCCGAGCGGTTTCGTCTGGAAGAGCTGATCGGTTCCGGCGGGGTATCCTCGGTGTACCGGGCAACGGATTTACAGGAACAGATAACTGTGGCCGTGAAGCTTCTTCACCCCCATTTATCCAGGGAGCCGCACAACAGAGCGCTTCTGAAACAGGAAATTGAACTTACATCCACCATAGATTCCCCTGCGGTCATACAGCTGTATGAAGTTTTTGAAGACGGCGATCGGCTGTTTGTTTCCATGGAATTGCTTGAGGGCGGTGATCTGAAAGACAGAATTCTCGATCTCGGTCCTCTTCCGTTTTCCCAGGCATTGGAAATCTGTACTGCCGCTGCCAGGGGATTGGATGCGGCTCACAAACTGGGGATTATCCATTGTGATATTAAACCCCACAACATTCTGTTTGCAGCTGACGGAACCCTGCGGATCAGCGATTTCGGCTTTGCCCGCACAATTTCCGGCTACGCCGCTGACGATGAGCTTGGGGGGAATTCTTCGGGTTTGGGGCTGACCGGCGGTGCCGGTACCCCGGATTATGCCGCTCCCGAGCTCATGGGCAGCGGGCTTCCCGATCCCCGTGCGGACATATACTCACTGGGTGTGGTGCTGTTTGAAATGCTCACCGGCAGGCTTCCATATCAATCCAGCAGTCCCCATCAGACATTGCACCGGCATCTCAACGAAGCAGTGCCGCGCCTTGAGGATAACCGGCCCGGTCTGCCGGAGGAGATGCAAAGCATCATCGACCGTGCCATGGCAAAAATGCCCGGCGACCGCTTTCAGACCGCCGGTGAGTTCGCCCTGGCCCTGGAACATGGACGGACAACACAGATCTCGGTTCAGCCGGACATCCAGACCTGCCCTTCCTGCGGTGCAGGCATGTACAGGGAATTCCCCCTCTGCGTGCGCTGCGGCTATACGGAAGCCCGGATCTCCTCCCAGCCTGATGCTGTAACAACCGGGAGCAGGACCGGAACGCATTCAGATCGGACGTCGGCGCATATTCTCATAGAAGGTCCAGGTGAAATCGGTGAACGCTTGAATCTTGAACATCGCCACAGTCTGGTGGAATACCTGAAACGTCTGGGAAGCGATACCAAAAAGCTTGAGAAACGAATCCCGCGGCTGCCCTTTTTTCTTTTCCGGGGGCTGGAGGCATCCAATGCAGATGAGCTGGCCGCTTCGTTATCACACCAGGGTATTCAGGCGCGGGTAATCCGCAGTGACAATCCTGCAGAAATATCCTACGGACGGAAGAAAATCCTGAAGAAGTTCCGGGCTTTGTATCCCCGGATGCTGCTGGTAGTACTGGGGTTTTCCGGAGGTTTTTACTTCCAGATTTTTAATTATCCCCAGTTTTTTATCCCCCTCATTCTGGGCGGCGCCCTGGTTGTTGCCCCAGCTGCAGTGGTCACCGGGTTCTTCCAGGGGGAGGCAGGCGCCCGAAGTTCTGCCGGGCAGATAAGCGGAGCCTCCCTTGCCCGGCTTGCATCCCGCTTTCACCAACCTCAGGCACGCTCCATTATACAGAGGATAACCGTATCGTTATGTCAGCTGGAAGGTATGCCGGGGATGAAAAAACAGGCGCTGGAGTTTTACCAGGGGTTTCTCGACCTGATCAGCCAGGCTGCAGAACTGGACGCCCAGCTGCACACCCTGGGAAAAGATCCTTCCCAGGCCGATCTGCGAAGCCGTATAGAAACCACATTGCAGCGCTATCTGGACCGCATGCTGCGTTATTCTGTTACCATAGACCGTTACCGATTAGCCGGACGGACCGGAAGTGAAAAACCATCGGATCCGGAAATATCGCCCACACCCTCCGGAGGACCCGTATGGAATTAA
- a CDS encoding phosphate acyltransferase, with the protein MNREMEGFAGLELRMAGDAKTIAVAGARGEQVFAALAEAGKRGIASFRLFGDREEIRRYMTGSGLKEGEIVHCSNDQEACDRAVDAVAEGSADLLMKGKVPTPLLLKTLLNRRELNPGHALLSHCLVLEKPGGGFLGISDGGMVMHPGVEEKRRIIGSSVDLFHALGIPRPRVALLSATEQVNEKLPESTDADLLTRAWEEGDFPRCIVQGPMALDLAVSRDSCEAKGYEGKIQGDADILIAPDITAGNALGKALIYLAGYAGGGLILGAKAPVILLSRSDSAREKLNSILLGLTAAAGGNTQEEPG; encoded by the coding sequence ATGAACCGGGAAATGGAAGGTTTCGCAGGACTTGAACTACGGATGGCGGGTGATGCGAAAACCATTGCCGTGGCCGGAGCCCGGGGAGAACAGGTTTTCGCCGCCCTGGCCGAAGCCGGAAAAAGGGGGATTGCCTCTTTTCGGCTTTTCGGAGACCGGGAAGAGATACGCCGGTACATGACCGGGAGCGGGCTTAAGGAGGGGGAAATCGTGCATTGCAGCAACGATCAGGAGGCCTGCGACCGGGCCGTTGACGCTGTTGCGGAGGGTTCAGCCGACCTGCTGATGAAGGGCAAGGTACCCACTCCCCTCCTGTTGAAGACTCTCCTGAACCGCCGGGAGCTGAATCCCGGGCATGCCTTGCTGAGCCATTGTCTGGTGCTGGAAAAACCCGGAGGTGGATTTCTGGGGATCAGCGACGGAGGAATGGTCATGCATCCCGGTGTTGAGGAAAAACGGCGGATTATCGGCTCTTCAGTTGATCTGTTTCACGCTCTTGGAATCCCCCGGCCCAGGGTGGCTCTTTTGTCGGCCACCGAACAGGTGAACGAAAAACTCCCTGAATCCACGGATGCAGATCTTCTCACCCGGGCCTGGGAGGAGGGGGACTTCCCCCGATGCATCGTCCAGGGGCCTATGGCGCTGGATCTTGCGGTGAGCAGGGATTCCTGCGAGGCAAAAGGATATGAGGGGAAGATTCAGGGGGATGCGGATATTCTCATTGCCCCGGATATTACCGCCGGCAATGCCCTGGGAAAAGCCCTGATCTATCTGGCGGGATATGCCGGCGGGGGACTGATACTGGGTGCGAAGGCTCCGGTAATTCTTCTTTCACGAAGCGACAGCGCCCGGGAGAAACTGAACTCCATACTGCTGGGGCTTACCGCAGCAGCCGGCGGGAATACACAGGAAGAGCCGGGCTGA
- a CDS encoding serine/threonine-protein kinase, with protein MELNASSFQQSALTRNYRIEDEIKADSVAVTLRARPTDPGDGQGREVHIHLLHSHLEQDQVIVNSFLQEYRIFSQFDHPGIPKVMSLHQSPPAVVVEAGDWMPLSSAPPRDFASVLAYCRSLAGILEYAHSQGYVFRDLNPGNAAVRPDGTAVIPDGARGRVKDMLGLSSTTMISSAAEYLAPEVLYGDNCDPRSDLYSLGMIIKTLIAGEPGIPVPRWFADLTESLCGEITKRPRDAAGVLELMVAQSVPEPAPEIPCAYCLKDYPAELPLCPHCGRLPPQISRHEHPSEGEILVLKQLSEKEEVIAPFIRQLTALSGDPDFTPNILTGDIRMYSKEEQKKGIRLPAVITAGLTSRGVRQLIELLERRKRSELHLVRYPAAKRRRFKYGPILPEQLHPPPSPGMIQEAEKMLTMGTTPSPAAVESGPGELHMCILRILGNAAPEDWDSPTVRSKLDRIHHINEEIMKIDRILGEMNLGDLYTRIHSLNRRIARETDTREASRLIDEKTHLVESFRRFRQAEMQKTQLRREAARCQLEGNS; from the coding sequence ATGGAATTAAATGCTTCCTCATTTCAGCAGTCGGCCCTGACCCGGAATTACCGGATTGAAGATGAAATCAAAGCGGACTCCGTCGCTGTTACGCTCCGGGCCCGGCCGACGGATCCCGGAGACGGGCAGGGGAGGGAGGTTCATATTCATCTTCTCCACTCTCATCTGGAACAGGATCAGGTAATCGTAAACAGCTTCCTTCAGGAGTACCGGATATTCTCTCAATTCGATCATCCCGGTATACCCAAGGTGATGAGTCTGCATCAGTCGCCCCCGGCAGTGGTGGTGGAGGCGGGGGACTGGATGCCCCTCAGCAGCGCTCCTCCCCGGGACTTCGCTTCGGTTCTCGCATATTGCCGCTCTCTGGCAGGGATCCTTGAGTACGCCCATTCCCAGGGGTACGTGTTTCGGGATCTGAACCCCGGTAATGCGGCGGTTCGCCCAGATGGCACGGCGGTAATCCCCGACGGTGCCCGGGGCAGGGTGAAAGATATGCTGGGATTAAGCTCCACCACCATGATCAGTTCTGCGGCTGAATATCTGGCTCCGGAGGTTCTCTATGGTGATAACTGTGATCCCCGTTCGGATCTCTACTCTCTGGGCATGATCATCAAAACCCTCATCGCCGGAGAACCGGGCATACCCGTCCCCCGCTGGTTTGCAGACCTGACCGAATCACTCTGCGGAGAAATCACCAAACGGCCCCGGGATGCCGCCGGTGTACTTGAATTGATGGTAGCCCAGAGTGTTCCAGAACCCGCTCCCGAAATTCCCTGTGCGTATTGCCTGAAAGATTATCCCGCCGAGCTGCCGCTGTGTCCCCATTGCGGCAGGTTACCTCCGCAAATTTCCCGTCATGAACACCCGTCTGAGGGTGAAATTCTGGTACTCAAACAGCTCAGTGAAAAGGAAGAGGTGATTGCTCCCTTTATCCGCCAGCTTACCGCCCTCTCAGGTGATCCCGATTTTACCCCGAATATCCTGACCGGAGATATCAGAATGTACAGCAAGGAAGAACAGAAAAAAGGGATCCGCCTCCCGGCGGTGATAACCGCTGGACTTACCTCCCGGGGTGTCCGCCAGCTTATTGAGCTGCTGGAGCGCCGGAAGCGCTCGGAACTGCATCTGGTGCGCTATCCGGCAGCCAAACGCAGACGCTTCAAATACGGACCCATACTGCCCGAACAGCTTCATCCTCCGCCTTCTCCCGGAATGATTCAGGAAGCGGAAAAAATGCTGACAATGGGCACCACTCCTTCCCCGGCTGCTGTTGAATCAGGACCGGGGGAATTGCACATGTGCATCCTGAGAATCCTGGGAAATGCAGCTCCTGAAGACTGGGATTCACCCACCGTGCGCAGCAAGCTGGATCGGATACACCACATCAACGAAGAAATCATGAAAATTGACCGCATATTGGGTGAAATGAACCTTGGAGACCTCTATACCCGCATACACAGTCTGAACCGCCGAATCGCACGGGAGACCGACACCCGTGAAGCCTCCCGCCTCATAGATGAAAAAACGCATCTTGTAGAAAGCTTCCGGCGATTCCGGCAGGCCGAAATGCAAAAAACCCAGCTGCGACGGGAAGCAGCCCGGTGTCAGCTCGAAGGGAATTCTTAG
- a CDS encoding GNAT family N-acetyltransferase codes for MSSKNSSVHTIDPSQRNDYLPLFKDIPMWNACIHSCLEDGFGTLHGNSARATDCAGIFYGGLVIFAGDAGSPGAQELVRSFPVLPAVLGYSPEWNRLIHRIHGDGVREIRRYHMPCSSFELRQFRELHSHVTRRLDTDYQLESPSSADTEALRESLGWEHPKHHFHDPSDFRLRSFPGIVSLMENSSTAQIVAGASAFIRSGNHAECQVNTVETQRRRGLATVAAAAWLNTALEREIKVPWDAANKASVSLGRKLGYEQVKEYQVLEVFPEQ; via the coding sequence ATGAGCAGCAAAAACAGCTCTGTACATACCATTGATCCTTCACAGCGAAATGATTATCTCCCCCTCTTCAAGGACATCCCCATGTGGAACGCCTGCATCCACTCCTGCCTGGAGGACGGGTTCGGCACGCTTCATGGAAATTCCGCCCGGGCAACAGATTGTGCCGGGATTTTCTACGGGGGACTGGTGATATTTGCCGGAGATGCCGGTTCTCCCGGGGCGCAGGAGCTGGTTCGTTCCTTCCCGGTTCTTCCTGCGGTACTGGGGTATTCGCCGGAATGGAACAGACTGATTCACCGGATTCATGGTGACGGAGTACGGGAAATCCGGCGGTATCATATGCCCTGCAGCTCCTTTGAACTGCGGCAGTTCCGGGAACTGCATTCCCATGTTACCCGGCGGCTGGACACGGACTACCAGCTTGAATCCCCGTCATCTGCCGATACTGAAGCACTCCGGGAATCCCTGGGCTGGGAGCATCCGAAGCATCATTTTCATGATCCCTCCGATTTTCGCCTGCGCTCATTCCCCGGCATAGTCAGCTTGATGGAAAACAGCAGCACAGCACAGATAGTCGCAGGTGCGTCGGCATTCATCCGGTCCGGCAACCATGCAGAATGTCAGGTAAATACGGTTGAAACACAGCGCCGCCGGGGACTGGCAACCGTCGCCGCGGCTGCATGGCTTAATACTGCGCTGGAAAGGGAGATAAAGGTTCCATGGGATGCGGCGAATAAAGCTTCGGTCAGTCTGGGACGAAAACTGGGATACGAACAGGTTAAAGAATATCAGGTTCTGGAGGTGTTCCCGGAGCAATGA
- the buk gene encoding butyrate kinase, with product MRVQNNEERQAEMKSETNASPSRFLVINPGSTSTKAAIYRGSSQWELEEEAQASLDHNGNISSMEPIDQLEPRLQAVERFLEEHDSSGLRAVAGRGGLTRPLEAGSYGINDGMIRDLSSARYGNHASNLGALMARRIAEQRKIPSLIADPVGVDQFEPPARYSGWPGLERKCQLHALNMRSVAREAARDMGGVMEDFNFIIAHLGGGISIGPMTGGRIIDVNNAMDGGPFSPQRCGTLPLTGLIDICFSGEYRSAGELKKALTRTGGLNAYLGTDDAREVIRRIKDGDENAQSVYRAMAYQISKEIGAMAAVLKGRVDAIILTGGLPRPPLSDWIAEHCSWIAGIRIYPGEMELLALARAAARHVFDGEVLLDY from the coding sequence ATGAGAGTACAGAACAACGAAGAAAGGCAGGCGGAAATGAAGAGTGAAACCAATGCTTCGCCAAGCCGGTTCCTGGTTATCAATCCCGGTTCCACCAGCACCAAGGCGGCAATATACCGGGGAAGCAGCCAATGGGAACTGGAAGAAGAGGCACAGGCATCCCTGGACCATAACGGGAATATCAGCAGCATGGAGCCGATTGACCAGCTTGAACCCCGCCTGCAGGCGGTGGAACGGTTCCTTGAAGAACATGACAGCTCCGGGCTCAGAGCGGTTGCAGGCAGAGGCGGTTTAACCCGCCCCCTGGAAGCCGGGAGCTACGGCATCAACGATGGGATGATCAGGGATCTGAGCAGTGCCCGCTACGGCAATCATGCATCCAACCTGGGAGCCCTCATGGCCCGGCGCATTGCTGAGCAGCGGAAAATTCCTTCGCTGATTGCGGACCCGGTGGGGGTGGATCAGTTTGAGCCCCCGGCACGGTATTCCGGCTGGCCGGGCCTTGAACGGAAATGTCAGCTCCACGCCCTGAACATGCGCTCTGTGGCCAGAGAAGCGGCCCGGGACATGGGCGGCGTCATGGAAGATTTCAACTTTATTATCGCCCATCTGGGAGGCGGGATCTCAATCGGCCCCATGACCGGAGGCAGAATTATCGATGTGAACAACGCCATGGACGGCGGTCCTTTTTCGCCGCAGCGCTGCGGAACGTTGCCCCTCACCGGTCTCATCGATATCTGCTTCAGCGGGGAGTACCGCTCTGCCGGAGAACTGAAGAAGGCACTCACCAGAACCGGCGGACTGAACGCCTACCTTGGAACCGATGACGCCCGGGAGGTAATCCGGCGCATAAAGGACGGTGACGAAAATGCGCAGAGTGTGTACCGGGCAATGGCGTACCAGATTTCCAAGGAGATCGGGGCCATGGCCGCCGTGTTGAAGGGCCGGGTTGACGCCATCATTCTCACCGGGGGTCTTCCAAGGCCGCCCCTTTCTGACTGGATTGCAGAGCACTGCTCCTGGATCGCCGGGATTCGTATTTATCCCGGAGAAATGGAACTGCTTGCCCTGGCCCGGGCGGCGGCCAGGCATGTGTTCGACGGAGAAGTGTTGCTTGATTACTGA
- a CDS encoding Lrp/AsnC family transcriptional regulator: MDEINRKIVNLLQQDSSITNQQLAEAIGLSPASSLERVRKLERSGVIRGYTALMDRRKLGKHIKAYIFITMRQHNAQLMNRFNQAVADLPEVMECDRLAGEKDYLMKVVCDNIEDFEAFTRERLTTIPGIDRTSSTIVLSTLVERSGVEY, translated from the coding sequence ATGGATGAAATAAACAGAAAGATCGTCAATCTGCTCCAGCAGGACAGCAGCATTACCAACCAGCAGCTGGCGGAAGCCATCGGCCTCTCCCCGGCAAGCAGCCTGGAGCGGGTTCGCAAACTGGAGCGCAGCGGAGTGATCCGGGGCTATACAGCTCTGATGGACCGGCGGAAACTGGGCAAACACATCAAAGCGTACATATTCATCACCATGCGCCAGCACAACGCCCAGCTGATGAACCGCTTCAATCAGGCGGTTGCGGACCTTCCGGAGGTAATGGAGTGTGACCGGCTGGCGGGTGAAAAGGATTACCTCATGAAAGTGGTTTGCGACAACATCGAAGATTTTGAGGCATTCACCCGTGAACGGCTCACCACCATTCCGGGAATCGACCGCACAAGTTCCACCATAGTGCTCTCCACCCTTGTGGAACGGAGCGGGGTGGAGTATTAA
- a CDS encoding Rpn family recombination-promoting nuclease/putative transposase, with protein MAERKPWDSAYKFLFSSKQVFHQFLTRFVEEDFVQGLAVDDVELVDKSFVSEELLDRESDIIYKVTLPGREVYVYVLLEFQSTPDKTIPVRMLLYILQLYDQLFRSSTKGLLPAVFPVLLYNGSLPWTVPFNISELIAPEIPQKYIPSFAYYPIIERDIPPEKLERIKGLVAAIIYLEQQEDDAALRRTIDKAISMIAEEKPEQLRQFSHWINRMFRGSLENRDIDKVNQLTEVKTMLAEVVDRIEQRGEQRGVQQGIQQGMQQGMQQKAREDARKMLERGFPIADISEITGLSEQEIKKL; from the coding sequence ATGGCAGAACGAAAGCCCTGGGACAGTGCATATAAATTTCTTTTCTCAAGCAAGCAGGTGTTTCATCAGTTTCTCACCCGCTTTGTTGAGGAGGATTTTGTGCAGGGCTTGGCTGTTGATGATGTTGAGCTGGTGGATAAAAGCTTTGTCAGCGAGGAGCTATTGGACCGGGAAAGTGATATTATCTATAAGGTAACCCTTCCCGGCCGTGAGGTCTATGTGTATGTGCTTCTGGAGTTCCAGTCCACTCCTGACAAGACCATTCCCGTGCGCATGCTGCTGTATATTCTGCAGCTGTACGACCAGTTGTTTCGAAGCAGTACAAAGGGGCTGCTGCCGGCAGTTTTTCCGGTTCTCCTGTACAACGGCAGCCTCCCCTGGACGGTGCCGTTCAATATCAGTGAATTGATTGCACCAGAGATTCCGCAGAAGTACATCCCAAGCTTTGCTTACTACCCGATTATTGAGCGTGATATCCCACCGGAAAAACTGGAGCGCATCAAGGGTCTGGTAGCAGCCATCATTTATCTGGAGCAGCAGGAGGATGATGCGGCATTGCGGCGGACAATAGACAAAGCAATTTCCATGATTGCCGAGGAGAAGCCTGAACAGCTGCGTCAATTCAGCCACTGGATCAACCGGATGTTCCGAGGATCCCTTGAGAACAGGGACATCGACAAGGTAAATCAGTTAACGGAGGTAAAAACGATGTTGGCAGAAGTTGTAGACAGAATTGAGCAGCGTGGAGAGCAACGCGGTGTACAGCAGGGCATACAACAGGGTATGCAACAGGGCATGCAGCAGAAAGCCCGGGAAGATGCACGCAAAATGCTGGAACGTGGTTTTCCGATAGCAGATATCTCAGAGATTACCGGCCTTTCCGAACAGGAAATTAAGAAGCTGTAA
- a CDS encoding indolepyruvate oxidoreductase subunit beta: MKDLVLLGDEALALGAIHAGISQAYGYPGTPSTEILEYLLDRKDQWTYTASWCSNEKTAYESAVGASLMNRRCLVTMKHVGLNVAADPFMNSVLMNIKGGLVLAVADDPGMHSSQNEQDSRWFADFAGMPCLEPRNQQEAYEMTRAAFDLSEKFHVPVMVKLVTRLSHSRAVVTPAEARKENPAEKFTGITDYMVLPAVSRKHYADHLNLIPELESWSSSSPFNRLEHSDAAGDTAYITTGLGGNYYEENLPELDVPPARLQIGSYPIPVELIASLSAGRSRIICLEEGYPYVERLLCGLLPSELTISGKMDGTVPASGELNPDNVRPAMGLAEMKHAIPGKIQGAHGKRDPDSAPASSPVAAPSSTAIAAMELPMRPPQLCQACPHGDTFDAVNDALKDETSKLVTSDIGCYTLGFLPPHKTIETALCMGASIPMARGAAEAGMHPVVATIGDSTFMHSGLTGLADAASADIPMTIIIMDNETTAMTGGQNTIVRSQQIRNAVLGLGVDEEHLLDLTPLPKNREENARRLKEEFHHRGLSVVIAIRECIQTLKRRNRMEPEAPAEAQPVETSGASPGKVKYDIILAGVGGQGILSVAAVIATAAMNAGLQVRQSEVHGMAQRGGAVQAHLRISSSRIPSDLIGFGRADMILSMEPMEALRYTRYLSPLGKVVSAAEAFTNIPDYPNLEDIHGEVRNIAGGELINTVTAAMEAGSSRAANMVLVGAASRHIPLDEGFLLQGVRELFTAKGEKVVQTNIAAFKAGRQV, translated from the coding sequence ATGAAAGATCTCGTTCTATTGGGAGATGAGGCCCTTGCTCTGGGCGCAATACATGCAGGGATTTCCCAGGCATACGGATACCCGGGCACACCTTCCACGGAAATTCTTGAATATCTGCTGGACCGGAAAGATCAGTGGACATATACGGCAAGCTGGTGTTCCAACGAGAAGACCGCCTATGAATCGGCGGTTGGGGCATCCTTAATGAACCGGCGCTGTCTGGTGACCATGAAGCACGTGGGGCTGAATGTGGCGGCGGATCCCTTCATGAACTCAGTGCTCATGAATATCAAAGGGGGACTGGTGCTGGCGGTCGCCGATGATCCGGGAATGCATTCATCCCAGAACGAACAGGACAGCCGCTGGTTTGCCGATTTCGCCGGGATGCCCTGCCTTGAACCCCGGAATCAGCAGGAAGCATACGAGATGACCCGGGCGGCTTTTGATCTTTCTGAGAAGTTTCACGTCCCGGTAATGGTAAAACTTGTGACGCGGCTGTCCCACTCACGGGCGGTGGTAACTCCTGCAGAGGCCAGAAAGGAAAATCCGGCTGAGAAGTTTACCGGGATCACCGACTACATGGTTCTCCCCGCTGTGAGCAGGAAGCATTATGCCGATCATCTGAATCTGATACCTGAGCTGGAGTCCTGGAGCAGCTCCAGCCCTTTCAACCGCCTGGAGCACAGCGATGCTGCAGGAGACACGGCGTACATCACCACCGGGCTGGGGGGCAATTATTACGAGGAGAACCTGCCGGAGCTGGACGTCCCCCCGGCCAGACTGCAGATCGGAAGCTATCCCATCCCCGTGGAACTGATCGCCTCGTTGAGCGCGGGGCGCAGCAGAATCATCTGCCTGGAAGAAGGCTACCCGTATGTGGAGCGGCTTCTCTGCGGGCTGTTGCCCTCAGAACTGACAATTTCCGGCAAGATGGACGGCACGGTTCCGGCCAGCGGAGAACTGAACCCGGATAATGTGCGTCCGGCCATGGGTCTTGCGGAAATGAAGCATGCCATACCCGGGAAGATTCAGGGAGCACACGGAAAGCGGGATCCGGATTCAGCTCCGGCCTCTTCCCCGGTTGCAGCACCCTCCTCGACCGCAATTGCAGCTATGGAACTTCCCATGCGGCCTCCCCAGTTGTGCCAGGCCTGTCCCCATGGCGATACCTTCGATGCAGTCAACGATGCACTGAAAGACGAGACAAGCAAACTGGTGACCAGCGATATCGGCTGCTACACCCTTGGGTTCCTGCCTCCCCATAAAACCATTGAGACAGCCTTGTGCATGGGAGCTTCCATTCCCATGGCCCGGGGCGCTGCGGAGGCGGGCATGCATCCGGTTGTCGCCACCATCGGCGACTCCACGTTTATGCATTCGGGGCTCACCGGCCTCGCTGATGCGGCCTCCGCAGATATCCCCATGACCATTATCATTATGGATAACGAAACCACAGCCATGACCGGCGGCCAAAATACCATAGTGCGTTCCCAGCAGATCCGGAATGCGGTGCTGGGCCTGGGGGTTGATGAGGAGCATCTTCTGGACCTTACTCCTCTGCCGAAAAACCGGGAAGAGAATGCACGGCGGCTGAAGGAGGAGTTTCACCACCGGGGACTTTCGGTGGTGATCGCCATCCGGGAGTGCATTCAGACTCTGAAACGGAGAAACCGGATGGAACCGGAAGCCCCTGCCGAAGCACAGCCGGTTGAAACCTCCGGCGCATCTCCCGGGAAGGTGAAGTATGACATCATCCTTGCCGGCGTGGGCGGTCAGGGGATTCTCTCGGTGGCGGCGGTGATCGCAACGGCGGCCATGAACGCGGGTCTGCAGGTCCGTCAGTCAGAGGTTCACGGGATGGCCCAGCGGGGAGGGGCGGTACAGGCCCACCTGCGGATCAGCAGTTCCCGTATTCCGTCGGATTTGATCGGGTTCGGAAGAGCGGACATGATTCTCAGCATGGAGCCCATGGAAGCCCTTCGCTACACCCGGTATTTGAGTCCCCTGGGAAAAGTGGTAAGTGCAGCGGAGGCTTTCACCAATATCCCCGACTATCCCAATCTGGAAGATATTCACGGCGAAGTGAGGAATATTGCCGGCGGGGAGCTGATCAACACGGTAACAGCTGCAATGGAGGCCGGTTCATCCCGGGCGGCAAATATGGTTCTGGTTGGAGCTGCCTCCAGACACATACCCCTGGATGAAGGTTTCCTGCTTCAGGGTGTTCGAGAATTGTTTACCGCCAAGGGAGAAAAGGTGGTCCAGACCAATATTGCTGCATTCAAGGCAGGGAGGCAGGTATGA